In Sphingomonas sp. LR60, the following are encoded in one genomic region:
- the lldD gene encoding FMN-dependent L-lactate dehydrogenase LldD, translated as MAKAASALDYRDLARRRLPRFLFEYIDGGSYAEATMRRNVEDLADIALRQRVLTDVSTLDLTTELFGRRQALPVALAPIGLAGMNARRGEVQAARAANKAGVPFCLSTVSACPIGEVAAQTDAPFWFQLYMIRDRAFMKDLLAQARAAGCSALIFTVDMPVPGSRYRDYRSGLAGAPGLAGAMRRTWQSILRPHWAWDVGVRGRPHQLGNVAPVLGRNTGLEDFFAWMRNNFDPSVSWRDLEFIRESWDGPLIIKGILDREDALAAAKLGADGIVVSNHGGRQLDGVPSTARALPAIAEAVRDRMTVLADGGVRSGLDVVRMLALGAHGVLLGRAWIYALAARGEAGVTHMLQLVEAEMRVAMALTSCTSIDKITGDALVR; from the coding sequence ATGGCGAAGGCAGCATCGGCGCTCGACTATCGCGACCTGGCGCGACGGCGGCTGCCGCGCTTCCTGTTCGAATATATCGATGGCGGCAGCTATGCCGAGGCGACGATGCGACGGAACGTCGAGGATCTCGCCGATATCGCCTTGCGTCAGCGCGTGCTGACCGACGTCTCGACGCTCGACCTGACCACCGAATTGTTCGGGCGGCGGCAGGCACTGCCGGTCGCACTCGCACCGATCGGTCTGGCGGGAATGAACGCGCGCCGTGGCGAGGTGCAGGCCGCGCGCGCTGCGAACAAGGCCGGGGTGCCGTTCTGCCTTTCGACCGTCTCGGCCTGCCCGATCGGCGAGGTCGCGGCGCAGACCGACGCGCCCTTCTGGTTCCAGCTCTACATGATCCGTGACCGTGCGTTCATGAAGGACCTGCTCGCGCAGGCGCGCGCCGCCGGGTGCAGCGCGCTGATCTTCACCGTCGACATGCCGGTACCGGGATCGCGCTATCGCGATTATCGCAGTGGACTGGCGGGCGCGCCGGGGTTGGCGGGGGCGATGCGGCGGACGTGGCAGTCGATCCTGCGTCCGCATTGGGCATGGGACGTCGGGGTACGCGGGCGTCCGCATCAATTGGGCAATGTCGCGCCGGTGCTCGGCCGCAACACCGGGCTGGAGGATTTCTTCGCCTGGATGCGCAATAATTTCGACCCGAGCGTCTCGTGGCGCGACCTGGAGTTCATCCGCGAAAGCTGGGACGGGCCGCTGATTATCAAGGGTATTCTCGACCGCGAGGACGCCCTGGCCGCGGCGAAACTGGGTGCGGACGGGATCGTGGTGTCGAACCATGGCGGGCGGCAGCTCGACGGCGTGCCCTCGACCGCGCGCGCCTTGCCCGCGATCGCCGAGGCCGTGCGCGACCGGATGACGGTGCTGGCAGACGGTGGAGTGCGCTCGGGGCTTGACGTGGTGCGGATGTTGGCGCTGGGGGCGCATGGCGTGCTGCTCGGACGCGCCTGGATCTATGCGCTGGCGGCGCGCGGGGAGGCGGGGGTTACCCATATGCTGCAACTCGTCGAGGCCGAGATGCGCGTCGCGATGGCGCTGACCAGTTGCACCAGCATCGACAAGATCACGGGCGACGCGCTGGTGCGGTGA
- a CDS encoding copper resistance protein B, translated as MSVALALALAAAQMQGMDHAGHMPGMTMPMPKPAAKPKPSAKPKPSAKPKATAKPKRRDVPDAKQAKPAAPMQMPEVAACSPEHAAMGHCEAPASMPTTGPTEPCPPEHAAMGHCSAAPGDAAASGTALPAGDAPAPAAPAPTYADRIWGAGAMGPARARLRHQHGGMTFTQVMLNIAELQPRGGRDGYRWDGEAWFGGDVDRLVVKSEGDGRLGTRASGEVQALYSRAIGPYFNVQGGIRQEIGADRRYAVAGIEGLAPYWFDVEATAFLSDRGDVLARVEGYYDQRITQRLILQPRAELNLSAQDVAQDRIGAGLVDAELGLRLRYELRREFAPYVGVSWERAFGETRRLRGGDGGAVVALGVRAWF; from the coding sequence ATGAGCGTGGCGCTCGCGCTCGCGCTCGCCGCCGCGCAGATGCAGGGGATGGATCATGCCGGGCACATGCCGGGCATGACGATGCCGATGCCCAAGCCGGCTGCGAAGCCCAAGCCGTCTGCAAAGCCCAAGCCGTCTGCAAAGCCCAAGGCGACGGCGAAACCGAAGCGCCGCGATGTGCCGGACGCCAAGCAAGCGAAGCCGGCGGCGCCGATGCAGATGCCCGAGGTCGCAGCCTGCTCGCCGGAACATGCGGCGATGGGGCATTGCGAGGCGCCGGCGTCGATGCCGACGACCGGCCCGACCGAGCCTTGCCCGCCCGAACATGCCGCGATGGGGCATTGCAGCGCCGCGCCGGGCGATGCTGCGGCGAGCGGCACCGCGCTGCCGGCCGGCGACGCTCCGGCCCCGGCAGCGCCGGCACCGACCTATGCCGATCGCATCTGGGGTGCCGGCGCGATGGGGCCGGCGCGCGCGCGGTTGCGCCACCAACATGGCGGAATGACCTTCACGCAGGTGATGCTCAACATCGCGGAATTGCAACCGCGTGGCGGGCGCGACGGCTATCGCTGGGATGGCGAGGCATGGTTCGGGGGCGACGTCGACCGGCTGGTAGTGAAGAGCGAGGGCGATGGCCGCTTGGGCACCCGCGCCAGCGGTGAAGTCCAGGCGCTCTACAGCCGGGCGATCGGGCCGTACTTCAACGTGCAGGGCGGCATCCGGCAGGAGATCGGTGCGGATCGCCGCTATGCCGTGGCCGGGATCGAGGGGCTCGCGCCTTATTGGTTCGATGTCGAGGCGACCGCCTTCCTCTCCGATCGCGGCGACGTGCTCGCGCGCGTCGAGGGCTATTACGACCAGCGGATCACGCAGCGGCTGATCCTGCAACCACGCGCCGAACTGAACCTTTCGGCGCAGGATGTCGCGCAGGATCGGATCGGCGCGGGGCTGGTCGATGCCGAATTGGGGCTGCGGCTCCGCTATGAGCTGCGCCGCGAGTTCGCGCCCTATGTCGGCGTGTCGTGGGAGCGGGCGTTCGGTGAGACGCGGCGGCTGCGCGGTGGTGACGGAGGCGCCGTGGTGGCGCTGGGGGTGCGCGCGTGGTTCTGA
- a CDS encoding DUF2721 domain-containing protein, with amino-acid sequence MPYAPALPTIAEAIQASLSPVFVLTGIGALLNVLTGRLSRVIDRVRTLEERHPQIGIDERARLVWELRRLARRMSVINFALFLAVASAVATCIVVALLFVGALTHSHIGPYVAISFILAMSLLIAAFVAFMIEVRLSSRAIRVRDDLLQ; translated from the coding sequence ATGCCCTATGCCCCTGCCCTGCCCACCATCGCCGAGGCGATCCAGGCCTCGCTGAGCCCGGTCTTCGTGCTGACCGGCATCGGCGCGCTGCTCAACGTGCTGACCGGCCGGCTGTCGCGCGTGATCGACCGCGTGCGGACGCTGGAGGAGCGCCATCCGCAGATCGGCATCGACGAACGCGCGCGGCTGGTGTGGGAATTGCGCCGGCTGGCCAGGCGAATGAGCGTCATCAACTTCGCATTGTTCCTTGCGGTGGCGAGCGCGGTGGCGACGTGCATCGTCGTCGCGCTGCTGTTCGTCGGCGCGCTGACGCATAGCCATATCGGACCGTATGTCGCGATCAGCTTCATCCTCGCGATGTCGCTGCTGATCGCGGCGTTCGTCGCGTTCATGATCGAGGTGCGCCTGTCGAGCCGTGCGATCCGAGTGCGCGACGACCTGCTGCAATGA
- a CDS encoding copper resistance system multicopper oxidase, translated as MRAGGVLAAGAWTPAWAQAGSVGIAARPEVSGDDIHLRIAHQMMTIDGRQSHAIGINGSVPAPLIRLREGQKVRLHVENALDEESSIHWHGLLVPFQMDGVPGVSFPGIAPRSTFTYEFPVKQAGTYWYHSHSGLQEQMGLYGPIVIDPATPDAAGPMREHVILLSDHSQLHPHMIFRKLKQQGGYFNYQKQTLAGLLSGRDQRAGERRAWGKMRMDPADVADVTAATYTYLVNGHGPRDQWTGLFTPGERVRLRLVNASAMTTFNVRLPGLAMTVVEADGLAVRPVTVDELQIAVAETYDVIVTPADDRAYALVAESVDRSGMALATLAPRVGMRAAAPPLRPRPLATMKDMGMGAMAMGSDDAMPPHDMSGHDMPAHGEAGHDMAAMNHSMRDFANAPEVKRTPTVQTIAPMPVDRTGEPGQGLAGVDHRVLTYRDLVAATRNPDVRAPARALRIHLTGNMERYMWAFDGEKLNEVTAPFAFLENERVRVTLVNDTMMGHPIHLHGHYFELVTGHGDHAPRKHTVQVQPGGTVTFDLTADAVGDWAFHCHMLYHMHAGMMQVVSVRPRDEGAA; from the coding sequence TTGCGTGCCGGCGGTGTGCTGGCGGCGGGCGCATGGACACCGGCGTGGGCGCAAGCCGGCAGCGTCGGGATCGCCGCACGCCCGGAGGTTTCCGGCGACGACATCCACCTTCGCATCGCGCACCAGATGATGACGATCGACGGCCGGCAGAGCCATGCGATCGGCATCAACGGCAGCGTGCCCGCGCCGCTGATCCGGCTGCGCGAGGGGCAGAAGGTAAGGCTGCATGTCGAGAATGCGCTCGACGAGGAAAGCTCGATCCACTGGCACGGGTTGCTCGTCCCGTTCCAGATGGACGGCGTGCCCGGCGTCAGCTTCCCCGGGATCGCGCCCCGCTCGACCTTCACCTACGAGTTTCCGGTGAAGCAGGCGGGCACCTATTGGTATCACAGCCATTCGGGGTTGCAGGAACAGATGGGGCTGTATGGTCCAATCGTTATCGATCCGGCGACCCCCGACGCCGCGGGCCCGATGCGCGAGCATGTGATCCTGCTGTCCGACCATAGCCAGCTTCACCCGCACATGATCTTCCGCAAGCTCAAGCAGCAGGGCGGCTACTTCAATTATCAGAAGCAGACACTGGCGGGGCTGCTTTCCGGGCGCGATCAGCGCGCCGGCGAGCGGCGGGCGTGGGGCAAGATGCGGATGGACCCCGCCGATGTCGCCGACGTCACTGCCGCGACCTACACCTATCTGGTCAATGGTCATGGCCCGCGTGACCAGTGGACGGGATTGTTCACGCCGGGCGAGCGCGTGCGGCTACGGCTGGTCAACGCCTCGGCGATGACGACCTTCAACGTCCGGCTGCCGGGGTTGGCGATGACGGTGGTCGAGGCCGACGGGCTGGCGGTGCGCCCGGTGACGGTCGACGAACTCCAGATCGCGGTCGCCGAAACCTATGACGTGATCGTCACGCCGGCCGACGACCGCGCCTATGCCTTGGTCGCCGAGAGCGTCGACCGATCGGGAATGGCGCTCGCCACGCTCGCACCACGCGTCGGGATGCGCGCCGCCGCACCGCCGCTGCGTCCGCGTCCGCTCGCAACCATGAAGGACATGGGAATGGGCGCGATGGCGATGGGCAGCGACGATGCGATGCCGCCGCACGACATGAGCGGTCACGACATGCCGGCTCATGGGGAGGCCGGTCACGATATGGCCGCGATGAACCATTCGATGCGCGACTTCGCCAATGCGCCCGAGGTGAAGCGCACGCCAACCGTCCAGACGATCGCGCCGATGCCGGTCGATCGCACCGGCGAGCCCGGCCAGGGGCTGGCGGGGGTCGACCACCGCGTGTTGACCTATCGCGATCTCGTCGCTGCGACGCGCAACCCCGACGTGCGCGCGCCCGCCCGCGCGCTGCGCATCCATCTGACCGGGAACATGGAACGCTATATGTGGGCGTTCGACGGCGAGAAATTGAACGAGGTGACCGCACCGTTCGCCTTTCTCGAAAACGAGCGCGTGCGCGTGACGCTCGTCAACGACACGATGATGGGTCATCCGATCCACCTGCACGGCCATTATTTCGAACTGGTCACCGGCCACGGCGACCACGCCCCACGCAAGCACACCGTGCAGGTCCAGCCCGGCGGTACCGTCACCTTCGACCTGACCGCCGATGCGGTCGGCGACTGGGCCTTCCACTGCCACATGCTCTACCACATGCACGCCGGGATGATGCAGGTGGTCAGCGTCCGCCCGCGCGACGAGGGTGCAGCATGA